One window of the Mixophyes fleayi isolate aMixFle1 chromosome 6, aMixFle1.hap1, whole genome shotgun sequence genome contains the following:
- the EIF3A gene encoding eukaryotic translation initiation factor 3 subunit A isoform X2 produces the protein MPAYFQRPENALKRANEFLEVGKKQPALDVLYDVIKSKKHRTWQKIHEPIMLKYLELCVDLRKSHLAKEGLYQYKNICQQVNIKSLEDVVRAYLKLAEERTEAAKESSQQMVLDIEDLDNIQTPESVLLSAVSGEDTQDRTDRLLLTPWVKFLWESYRQCLDLLRNNSKVERLYHDIAQQAFKFCLLYTRKAEFRKLCDNLRMHLGQIQRHHNQSTAINLNNPESQSMHLETRLVQLDSAISMELWQEAFKAVEDIHGLFALSKKPPKPQLMANYYNKVSTVFWKSGNTLFHASTLHRLYHLSREMRKNLTPEEMQRMSTRVLLATLSIPITPERTDIARLLDMDGIILDKQRRLATLLGLQSPPTRVGLINDMVRFNVLQYVVPEVKELYNWLEMDFHPLKLSGRVTKVLDWVKEQADKEPDLQQYVPQLQNNTILRLLQQVAQIYQSIEFSRLTSLVPFVDAFLLERAIVDAARHCDLQVRIDHTSRTLSFGSDLNYSTREDAPVGPFLQNMPSEQIRNQLTAMSSVLSKAVATIKPAHVLQEKEEQQQLAITAFLKNSRKEHQRILARRQTIEERKERLENLNIQREKEELEQREAELQKVRKAEEERLRLEAKEREKERILQEHEQIKKKTVRERLEQIKKTELGAKAFKDIDIENLEELDPDFIMAKQVEQLEKEKKELQERLKNQEKKIDYFERAKRLEEIPLIKKAYEEQRISDMELWEQQEAERIDTLMLEREKAVEHKNRMSRMMEDRDLFESKLKSARQSVYEEKLKQFQERLAEERKARLEERKRQRKEERRITYYSRKEEEEQRIKDEQMKKEHEEQERIENEKRESEEREYQERIRKLEEQERKKRQRELEIEERERRRDEERRGGDDSFRKEPSRWGDKDADSGWRRAGDPAEERKLAPLDREWRRAGQDADKPGKQEVEDDAPDQEEVPSFRKDIEGLPSRLDEGKGLLGGDRTPPRRGQNEDKGPRREIEEDKGTWRGTDDDRGPKRGFDDDRGPKRSFDDDRGPKRGFDDDRGPRRGFDEDRGPRRGFDEDRGPRRGFDEDRGPRRGFDEDRGPRRGFDEDRGPRRGFDEDRGPRRGFDEDRGPRRGFDEDRGLRRGFDEDRGPRRGFDEDRGPRRGFDEDRGPRRGFDEDRGPRRGFDEPRRGFDEDRAPRRGFDDDRAPRRGFDDDRAPRRGFDDDRAPRRGFDEERVSWRSGDDDRGLRRGGDDDRVLRRGGDDDRVLRRGGDDDDDDDEQAPWKSYGSSRPGGWRDREKAREDSWGPPREAKPSEDREAALELEKRPLREESAWRRGGERLAPSDPDRDDSNEKEDRKRPLKTDREESNPWRKTEELERSAPRRAPPPADKEKSSWRTDKKEEKEMPRRVRLETDEEGWTTVRR, from the exons ATGCCGGCCTACTTCCAGCGCCCCGAGAATGCTCTGAAGAGGGCGAACG AGTTCCTCGAAGTTGGCAAGAAACAACCAGCTTTGGATGTTTTATATGATGTGATAAAGAGCAAAAAGCACCGAACATGGCAGAAAATACACGAGCCGATTATGCTAAAATACCTGGAACTCTGTGTGGATCTCCGCAAGAGCCACCTCGCCAAGGAAGGCCTGTACCAGTACAAGAACATCTGCCAGCAG GTTAATATCAAGTCTTTGGAAGATGTGGTCCGGGCCTACTTGAAGCTGGCCgaggagaggacagaggctgcCAAGGAGTCTTCCCAGCAAATGGTTTTGGATATTGAAGATCTAGACAACATTCAGACTCCAGAAAG TGTCCTCCTGAGTGCTGTGAGTGGAGAAGACACCCAGGACCGTACTGACCGCCTGCTTCTAACCCCATGGGTGAAGTTTCTTTGGGAATCGTACAGACAGTGCCTGGACCTGCTGAGGAACAACTCTAAGGTGGAGCGTCTGTATCATGACATCGCTCAACAAG CCTTCAAGTTCTGCCTGCTGTACACCAGGAAGGCCGAGTTCCGTAAGCTGTGCGACAATCTGAGGATGCACCTGGGCCAGATTCAGCGGCACCACAACCAGAGCACGGCCATCAACCTGAACAACCCAGAGAGCCAGTCCATGCACCTGGAGACCCGGCTGGTTCAACTGGACAGCGCTATCAGCATGGAGCTCTGGCAG GAAGCCTTTAAAGCTGTTGAGGACATTCATGGTCTATTTGCATTGTCCAAGAAGCCACCAAAACCTCAGCTGATGGCAAATTACTACAACAAGGTGTCCACTGTCTTCTGGAAGTCTGGGAACACTCTGTTCCATGCCTCCACCTTACACCGTCTGTACCATCTGTCCAGGGAGATGAGGAAGAATCTCACCCCAGAGGAGATGCAGAG GATGTCGACCAGAGTACTGCTGGCCACTCTTTCCATCCCCATAACTCCGGAACGCACGGACATTGCTCGGCTGCTGGACATGGATGGAATCATTTTGGACAAACAGAGGCGTCTTGCTACTCTGCTGGGACTGCAATCTCCACCAACTCGTGTTGGCCTCATTAATGATATG GTGCGGTTTAATGTCCTCCAGTACGTGGTTCCAGAGGTGAAGGAATTGTATAACTGGCTGGAAATGGATTTCCACCCTCTGAAGCTCTCCGGCCGTGTCACTAAG gTTCTGGACTGGGTGAAAGAGCAGGCGGATAAGGAACCTGATCTTCAGCAGTATGTTCCTCAGCTTCAGAACAACACTATCCTGAGACTTCTGCAGCAG GTGGCTCAGATCTACCAAAGTATTGAGTTCTCGCGCCTCACGTCATTGGTGCCTTTCGTTGATGCCTTTCTGTTGGAAAGAGCCATTGTTGATGCTGCTCGTCATTGTGATCTGCAA GTCCGTATAGATCACACCTCCCGTACATTAAGCTTTGGCTCGGACCTGAATTATTCTACACGAGAGGATGCACCGGTTGGTCCTTTCCTACAGAACATGCCATCCGAGCAGATCCGTAATCAGCTGACTGCAATGTCCTCTGTGCTGTCCAAGGCGGTGGCTACGATCAAGCCAGCCCATGtcctg CAAGAGAAGGAGGAGCAGCAACAGCTGGCCATCACTGCTTTCCTGAAAAACTCCAGAAAGGAACATCAACGGATCCTGGCTCGCCGGCAAACCATAGAAGAGAGGAAGGAACGACTGGAAAATCTAAATATCCAAAGAGAGAAGGAAGAGTTGGAGCAGCGAGAAGCCGAACTCCAGAAAGTACGCAAAGCGgaggaggagagactgcgacTGGAGGCCAAAGAGCGAGAGAAGGAGCGTATCCTACAGGAACATGAACAGATCAAGAAAAAGACTGTGAGGGAACGACTGGAGCAGATCAAGAAAACTGAACTGGGTGCCAAAGCGTTCAAAGATATAGACATTGAG AACCTGGAGGAGCTGGACCCAGATTTCATCATGGCTAAACAGGTGGAACAGCtggagaaagagaagaaagagcTGCAGGAACGTCTGAAGAACCAAGAGAAGAAG ATTGATTATTTTGAGAGAGCCAAACGCCTGGAAGAAATTCCCCTAATCAAGAAGGCTTATGAGGAGCAGCGGATCAGTGATATGGAGCTGTgggaacagcaggaggcggaaCGG ATTGACACCCTAATGTTGGAGCGTGAGAAGGCCGTAGAGCACAAGAACAGGATGTCTAGGATGATGGAAGACCGAGATCTGTTTGAGTCGAAGCTGAAATCTGCTCGGCAGTCTGTGTATGAG GAGAAACTGAAGCAATTCCAGGAGAGACTTGCGGAGGAAAGGAAGGCTCGTCTGGAAGAACGCAAGAGACAGCGCAAGGAGGAAAGACGTATTACCTATTACAGCcgtaaggaggaggaggagcagagaatcAAAGACGAACAGATGAAAAAAG AACATGAAGAACAAGAGCGGATTGAGAATGAGAAGAGAGAATCTGAGGAACGAGAGTACCAAGAACGCATTAGGAAACTGGAGGAACAGGAGCGCAAGAAACGCCAGCGTGAACTAGAGATTGAAGAGCGTGAACGGCGGCGTGATGAGGAGCGGCGAGGGGGCGATGATTCTTTCAGAAAG GAACCCTCTCGCTGGGGTGACAAAGACGCTGATAGTGGCTGGAGACGGGCAGGAGACCCAGCAGAAGAGCGCAAACTGGCACCTCTCGATag gGAATGGCGCAGAGCTGGTCAGGACGCTGACAAGCCAGGGAAACAGGAGGTTGAGGATGATGCCCCAGACCAGGAAGAGGTCCCTAGTTTCAGAAAGGACATTGAAGGTCTGCCATCACGTTTGGATGAGGGCAAAGGACTATTAGGTGGTGATCGTACACCACCTCGACGTGGCCAAAATGAAGATAAAGGTCCGAGGCGTGAAATAGAAGAGGACAAGGGGACTTGGAGAGGTACAGATGATGATCGTGGGCCTAAGAGAGGCTTTGATGATGATCGTGGGCCTAAGAGAAGCTTTGATGATGATCGTGGGCCTAAGAGGGGCTTTGATGATGATCGTGGCCCTAGGAGGGGCTTTGATGAGGACCGTGGCCCTAGGAGGGGCTTTGATGAGGACCGTGGGCCAAGGAGAGGCTTTGATGAGGACCGTGGCCCTAGGAGGGGCTTTGATGAGGACCGTGGTCCCAGGCGGGGCTTTGATGAGGACCGTGGTCCCAGGCGGGGCTTTGATGAGGACCGTGGTCCCAGGCGGGGCTTTGATGAGGACCGTGGTCCCAGGCGGGGCTTTGATGAGGACCGCGGTCTCAGGCGGGGCTTTGATGAGGACCGCGGTCCCAGGCGTGGATTTGATGAGGACCGCGGTCCCAGGCGTGGATTTGATGAGGACCGAGGTCCCAGGCGGGGATTTGATGAGGACCGTGGCCCCAGGCGGGGCTTTGATGAGCCCAGGCGAGGCTTTGACGAGGACCGTGCTCCCAGGAGAGGCTTTGACGATGACCGTGCTCCCAGGAGAGGCTTTGACGATGACCGTGCTCCCAGGAGAGGCTTTGACGATGACCGTGCTCCCAGGAGAGGCTTTGATGAAGAACGTGTGTCATGGAGAAGTGGGGACGATGACAGGGGTCTCAGGCGAGGTGGGGATGATGACAGGGTTCTCAGGCGAGGTGGTGATGATGACAGGGTTCTCAGAAGgggtggagatgatgatgatgatgatgatgaacaagcaCCCTGGAAATCCTATGGATCAAGCCGTCCAG GGGGTTGGCGTGATCGTGAAAAGGCTCGTGAAGATAGCTGGGGCCCACCGCGGGAAGCAAAGCCTTCTGAAGATCGCGAAGCGGCTCTGGAGTTAGAGAAACGTCCGCTCAG GGAGGAATCTGCCTGGAGACGAGGAGGAGAAAGACTCGCACCAAGTGACCCGGACAGAGACGACAGTAATGAGAAAGAAGATCGGAAACGTCCCCTGAAGACAGACCGCGAAGAAT CGAACCCGTGGCGGAAAACCGAAGAGCTAGAGCGCAGCGCTCCGCGCCGAGCGCCGCCGCCAGCGGACAAGGAGAAGAGTTCTTGGCGTACAGACAAAAAAGAGGAAAAGGAAATGCCTCGTCGCGTCAGACTGGAGACAGATGAGGAAGGCTGGACAACTGTGCGCCGCTAG